The sequence tgatatttttgaatttaatttaataattgaattcataaatttcttttttttagttaatatgAGTTCAACTTCTGAATTATCTGAATCATCACTGTCATATAATTGATCGgaattttctaattcaattGAAGGTAAAATATGTCcagattcaaaaaattttgtatataagtttttataaattgaattttgtgGTAAATATCTTATATcattatcttcaattttttctcgACAATTGGGACatattttttgctttaaattttctaaattgcTTAATGCTAACATATGTTGgcattttaaaatacataattgatCCGTTGGTTCACTATTAATTGGACAAGTAATTTCATCTGCTATAACATCTAAAATGTTAGAATTTGATATttgttctttctttaaatatgaattttgatttgatttttttcctttcccCTCTTTTCCTTTTCCAGTATTATTacttagaatttttaaatcttcatGATATTTCTCTTTaacaaaagttaataaatttcgaaatttttctaaagaatcttccaaattattttcacttaatttttgtgtgtattgatcaaaatcaatttcaatcattgaaaacattttattatcaatattatataaatgtaataataattcaatagaTTTAAACTGAATAAAACTGCTTGGTGCTTTATTAAGTGATTCAATtgctaaataataacaaagacCATATGTTGCTATTCGAGATGATCTTTGGATAAGATTTTGTGCAAGATCTAATATTCCAAACACCAAAATATGTGGTAGTGCTATAGGTTCATTTCCAGAAAGTTCATTTAAAAAGCCTCCAGTATTTTTCAAAGCTTTAGCGACTTTATTTGATACTTCATCAAATTTTGTTTGAGAATCTAAAATAGACTTGTCCACAGCATTAACCCATTCTCTTTCCAAAAAACTCCAAATATATTCCATTAATACTAATTCtccaaattttttacttataatctTTTCACTTTCAGAccaaataaaaagattatgttgaattattaacataattctCCAATCTACATAATAAGATGCTACCGgatatttaaaacttaaacTCTGACGTATTTGAGTAAGCAGTGATAAGATTGAACAATTATCATTTGGAAGAGTAACTCCTGCTATTGATAAAATTCCTGGTGTAATATTTAATGCAGCTTTAAGAAAATCTTTAGTTCTTCGTATAATTTCTTGCATCATCACGTAAACTATGAAGAGTATCTCGTAaatggattaataaaaaatcaatattataattacgctttttaattgcaatttgatcattattttgttgattgaattgattaaaatttgttctaaaattattatcaagtCCTATTTCGATAACCTGAGTTGTTTTACGATGAATTTCTGCAAATTTTGCCaaagaattataaactttatctCGAAGTTCTTTACTAAGTACTATTGGTGAAAAACATATCCGTTCTAAAACAGTAACCAAAATTCTTAAATGTAATTCCAATCTAGCTACACTTTCTTTTGAATAATGTTTAAAAGAAGTATCAACTAAACCTTCTAATGAATTTTCTAAAACTTGAGACGAAAActcattttgtaaattttcaaaaagtaatttaagtGCATACAAATAACTTGATTTagttagattttttaaaagttcttCTACTTTGTCATCTGGAGTAATGAATCCATCCTCTTCTAATTTGAGAAGGATACGATTGTTGAACATAGTATTTTCATACAAAATCGTTTTATATGAAACAGGGTCATTATTTTCTAAGCTACCAGAAGCAGTATTGGTAGAAGAATTTCCACTctgttattatataaaattagttttattgatatgcaattaattaaagtttaatattgtttaaaataataatttacctgACTTGAACTtcctttcatattttttattacaaaaagaagtaagaaaaaattttattatatcgacagaattaagtaaaattataatcaaaatgtaTGTAACATAATAACTGTGTATTTGAACTCATTGTCTCAttcagtatttatttaatgtaacgACTGTAACGTGTCgcaaatatttgtaaaaatttggaCGTAAATTCTAAGCGCTGATCAGCGTGATTTAATTggttattctttttctttttttttcagtactagagaaaaaaaaaaaatttttttcccgCAGACATACAATTTGTAAATACCAAAAATGTAAATcctataatttatattaacttttctATTTATGCTAACTAGGATATTGTAAACTTTATTTACCGCCCCTCTAATTTTTCTAAGAAGTATtgataaaagaattttcactctatattatataaaataagttttcaCGATttgcaattaattaaattctaatattgcttaaaatattaatttacctAACTTGAACTtcctttcatattttttttattacaaggaaataataattctatacCGAtagaattaagtaaaattacaaTCAAAATTCGTGTATCACGATAACGTGCATTACTGCATTTTTGTACTTCCAACActtcattcaaaaaattcgATTCAAATTATTCTCGagtaatcatttaatattatttttcatttaaacaaCTTGATGGGGCGTTCTAAACTGTTATATGCAAGGCAATAACTTGAAATTAGAAACAGGAGTTGTAACTGAacatttattgttataaactTATATccatataactaaaaaaatacaatgtgTAGCCGTAATGTTTAGATTAGCCTgtataaattgattttgaaTTGCTGATCCGTAttctttataatgaaattttaatcagaaatttcttttttttgcattattagactaccgatttattttttttttcaaatatttatttttttcattttttttaaacctatttttttccttttctttcgAACCGATTTGAATTCTTTcagttccctttttttttaattttctttttttttcttaaatcgATCTTTTACTttcgttttttcttttttttaaattttctcttttctctttcgaaccaccttttttttttcttttccaaaaatttcgtttttttttcctctttctttttcggtttggtttttttttcgaacccgagaattttttttggttttttttcccaatctaaatttttttttattaaataatcctatTGTTTTGGTCTTTTAAGAccgatttttatattattatttttttcggtcTTCTTTTTTGgaccatattattaatttttttttattcagtcTTTTTGGACCGGattattgtccttttttttcggaatttttttcggtacttattttttttacggtTTCgaaaatttcccttttttaaaccgatttctttctttatccttttatcctttttcaattttatttttcgttttttttttcaaattttctttattgttattttttttcggtttttttcgaattctttttcgtttttcttttttcgggTTGGCTTTTGACTTTTTTCTcaatctgaaaaaattttttcacccTAAGTTTTTTCAGTGAAAGTTCGgtatataaagaaaatcacgtgattaatatCCCAATTTCGACCAGAATTAAAGATGTCTTAATTTAGGCAAAATTTAAGTGGTtctaattctggccgaaattaattaatttcaggCGAAATTGGAAAATCATGTGACTGAGTTCggtatatcaaaaatttttttactatgtttTATAATACGCGGTGAATCAATAAAAGTTCGGTATACGTTATACAAAGTTTATATGATGTTCGATATATCAAGATGTTTTTAAATACTATGAAActggtttttaaaaaaaagttcggtAAGTCGAGAGTTCGTTACATCGTGGGTTCGTTACATCGAGATCAGACTGTATGTTTATATTTCACGTTTTCCACACGTGTCAGTCGTGTCACGCTTATCATGCAATTCAACTATATTTAATTACGTGCgttaaaatgattattatatatttaacaagtaTAACAAATCTGATTATTTTCGTCTGAAGGTATTTCTATGAtaactttaaatttagaaaaattttatagcaTCAATAAATATCCGTATAAataccttttcttttattaagttatttattaaaccgGATAGATTTCCTTTGTAGTTGctggagaaaaaaaaactttctctTGTTAATTTTTTCTCAAGTTTCAACAATCAACTAAAATGAGTTTTGATGTATCGTTCTTAATGTTAACGTCGTCTTATTTTGTAGGAGTTTGACATCACGAGCCTGaagttaaaattttggagATTAATATTTGAACTTTTCTATAAGCTAGACTAAAAAAACCGGATCGATCATCgattatcaaatataatagAGGAATATTATAACATATAACAAGATACATTTATTCTATGAATgtttattatagataaaaCTTGGTGATATATCAAaagatctaataaaaattctacatTAAACaccataaaaatattatttaataggaACATTActgaaatttcttaaaaattctctttatttgtaataataatgaatattattgaCAAATTCTAATCCTAATacttctaaataataataacaaaatatattcTAACAGATAAAATACatcaataaaagtaatattctGACTCTTCTTCTTCCTTTATATTCTCAatcctaaatttaataatatctaactttttatattcttcaattattttcaaattttgatcACGATTACTTAACTCATCATGACTATCCTCATTATTctcatcattaataatattcccCTTATACTCCTCATACTCATCAATAGTAGTATTCCTAATAATAACTAatgtaagtaatttttttggttttctATTCTTCCAACttataagaaataattctaaatcttttgaatttatcaagtataaatttgaattgtaCAATACtaattcacaaaaatattttgacgAATAAGTTGCaacaatatcaaataatattccAGTCATATCTTTTTTCCCACACCAAACGCTAATGAATTCTAAGTATtgacaattattaaatatagtcTCTAATGTATTATATGATTCACCTGAATTAATTCTTACACTAAGTCTTTCAAGATTTGGACAAAAATTTGcaatagataaaattaaatttttattcaagcCTTTCGGATTAAATACAGTATTAAATATCCCTTCACATATTCCTTCACATATATAAACCCTTCTAAgattttttccattaatttctaaaaatttcatcaaatattCAGGCTTTGGACATTGATAaggaatttttaaagtttgtaATTTAGGAAAATTAATATGTTGTAACTTTTCgaaatctttaatattaatatatgataCAAAATAAGATaagaatgaaaatttaaattcttgtaaatttgtgaataaacttataaatgataatggtaaattatcattattttcactATGAAGATGTAATTTTGTTAACTTATTAGAGTTTTTAGTTAAAGaaggtataatttttttccaactAGTACCAGAACGAACTCTTAAagttaaactttttaaattattctgtaaagaaattaattcttttaacttatttgaaatatcattttcaaatGATATAGAAATTGATTGTAAATTATGACATATCTGGGATAACTGATGAAAAAAATCAGAAGAAAGATTTGAATTACATTGAAATTCTGAAAGATTTCTTATTCCAGGTAAACAggagaaagaataattattctttaatgGACAATAACAATaagtcaatatttttaaagaagcTTGATTCATAAACATCTTGATAACTTCATTTgtaattagatattttttatcttctatattaatttgattaatagtTAATTCATTTCCAAgactataattaattattttacttatatcAGTAATTGAAAGTTTCTTACAAAATTttgcataattaaataatggtgATTGTAAAGTTGGttttgaaatgaaaatttcattattaaatatgagtTCTTTTGATTCATTAGGAAGACATGCAATTATTGTATtgaaaaatgataatgatgaggTTTTGTAACTACTAATATCCTTAATATCTCTCCACAAAATTTTAACAGAAATTTCACACAAGAGACGATTAACTAACAAACATGAATGTAAAGTAATTCTATCTTTctcaaaatattcaataatttcatgtaAACAATCAAATGGAAGAGTTGTAAGTTTACaagtcatttttatttttatgttaataaaaaagattccAAAATGTGGGATAAccatttatatgtaatttggCGTAAAACAACCCCTGCATTGTGTAACTGTGTAACTTTCACAAGTTTTTTGCAGATGTTGATCAATTTGACTTATGATTCGTAATTCCGGTCAAATTTATCTCTAACCGGTTTTAAGCAgtccaaattaaaaaatgatatacaTACCGTATATCGagtaaactttaaatttaaaccaAATTAGTATAAggtatatttcataaatattgaaatatatgGTTGGACAGTATCTGATTGTAGTTGGTAGTGATTctataatctattattattccCTTTATGGAAAATAACGCCCAGAATATAATTGTTAGTTGTACAGCATaccatatttatttacaacaTGACATctatctaatttattatttatggttACCATTTTGTTTTCACAAAGAAGttcaaacaaaataaaatcatactGCGTTAAATGCAATGACTACggtaaaaatttctatttctgTATAGTTTTAACTACAATAAGAATGTGGTGTAATAATAAGTGCTATAtagcaaaataaaaatgtggcGGGCGGACTGGGTACTTTTTTGTTAGGGTATGGTACGAAATCCCGAAACTCAAAATCCAATAGGCCAAAGTCCCGAAACTCAAAATCCAACAGGCTAAAATCCCGAAACTCAAAATCCAACAGGCTAAAATCCCGAAACTCaaaaatccaaaaatccaaaaatcCTGACAGGTACAAAATCCCGACTGGTCAAAATCccgaaaatatattttatttaatcctaACCAACCCTAACCTAAGTCTAAGCTCTCCTTCCAATGCAATAAATCTTAACAAACTAACTCTAACCTAACCCTAAGTTCCCTCTCCCAACGCGATAAATCCTAACAAACTAACCCTAACATAAccctaataataaaaaatggaacacttgagtataaataattaatataatataccaCCTGTCCGAATCTCAAAACTCGAAAAAATTCCAAAACTTAATTCCTggcagtatatatatatatatttacatatataaacaTTAAAGCTTAATGCGGGCCAATTTTTCTGGATTTTGGACCTGTCGGATTTTGAACTGTTGGGATTTTGGATTTCGGGATTTTGAGTTTCTGGATTTTGGACAGCACCCTTTTGTTATATGCTCTGTAGGAAATCTTTGCAAACCCTGACAATTACACGAGATTgtcaactttattttaataagtagcGATGCAAAAAGATTTTCCTATAATTCATACCTGAAAGTACCTAATAATGAACTACTAACAGATAAACAGGTAACGTTAGTTccaacaaaaattattatcataattagtAGTCAAGCAATATTTTTTCTCCAGCATATAGTACATCGTTTAGTAGATATGAAATTTACTCTCTAaaccatataataaattccatGCGCTGTTGGTATTCTTCAAGTATGTGGTTAACGTATTTCCTCTCATTGTATAATCTGTATATCGTtctacttaataaaaaaaactaaaaatattccGCTTGTTATTTAACTACACTAGTGATCCAAATGAACGAATAAAAGATTCAAACACGTGTCATAATGATAATgcgataatattttttgtaatcgATGGGACTAAAACTGTTATAGTGAAAGTACGACGATGAATatgtcaatttattttttatgcatccatactattattaattttttcactcAAAATACTTtcgaattaataaattataaatattttattatatttagttaattGACTGGCGACATCggataattgaaattaattatacatatgATTATACGagaataatagaaatatttcgaaaGTGGTGTATTTGAATTAGTATTGAATGTGTTATCTGATCACGAAAATAATTCCATcgtaattattatgtaataattatttttatgattaatctGTAGAGTAGCTGAATACTATAATCACATATGCGATCACAGTTGAAGAGATGGGATCTTGGTTATTCtcgtaatacaaaaaaaatggctaaCGGGTAAACAGATTGGAACACTATAATATGTTAAGCACATACCGTAGGTTGATCTTTATCAGTCCAGGTTTGATGGTTTTGTTCAGCTCGGCTTGCCATAATTTACATCCCGACTATTATCGACTTCATCAGCTTTGTATTTATGCCAATGAGAAAAAACAGAGATTGAACTAATCGTTACATTAGCTGtcatctaatttatttttttatttttttaattttttaaaaaaaaggattaataaggtattattttttttttacataaataatagattaaaaattACTTCCAAAATATCATCATGAGGAGGTTCCTCATTGAGAGAAAATTTCCTGTAAACCTATTAAACTACATCACCAGATGTAAAATCGGGAATCCATTTCAGAACTGATggattttttggaaaaaaggaatttatttttaaattctttgtCGTATTATCTTCTTTTCTCATAATACCAATagtttcttttgtaataaaattattactttctcATTCAACAATTGAATGAATTACACAAATTAAAGTGAGTTTTTCtgatttagtatttatttttttttatttatttaatttaatatgaaataatttattttttttattttttatgtaaggaatagacattttattaatatatttttcttaatcgatttttttttcttttttttcctttttttttcgaaaaaaaagaaatatttattaaatattttttttatatgagcatcattaaattaaaaatgaagtcaatatttcttcataaatagaatctttttttctttacgatcaaatattttttgatgcaattatattatatcttgtaaaaaaaaaaaatattttaaatgggAAAATTTGATTACATAATGATTGACACCCTGTAAAAAGACTAATatccgtttttttttattccaccttttttccgtaaaaggctcatatttccgtaattaatatctttatatcacggaattttatcgaattatttgcattttccgtgaatggatcaataacggataaaattttttataggggacATTTGAAATCTTccatgttttttctttatttaactGATAAATGGTAAAagaatataaactttttttttttaattaaaaaaaaaaagaaaaaaaagaaaaaaataattcattttatttatctgtGATATCATTTTAtggtgataaatttttttttttttgatagctTTCatagtacttttttttatcatagtaaataaattaattatgctTATCATTTTCCATTTTGTTACGTACATGCGTACATGATTGCGTACATGATTATGTACATGATTACGTACATGATCgtcatttttttaagaatcacgtttttttttaaaaaaaagatagccATCCGTAGAGAGGCTAACTGCGGATCCAATACTTGAAGCTTCAAGCTTAGTGTTCCAATCCGTTAAGCTGGCGGATAAACGGATAAGGCGATTATTTACACTGACCTGTAGAGCCCAATATCTATTAGCTTAggtcaatttataatttatcagaATATACTATAGGGTAGACatctgatatatttatttgaattctaTCTGTTTATCCGTCAGTTTAACGGATTGGAACTCTAATTCAAGCTTCAGACTTAATATAAAATGCTGGAAAGCTTAAGCTATATTTGGGCATCAAactaacaataaatttattaaaataatgctACAATTAAAGCTAGACACATTACACAGGCTTTTCGGTATTCTTATCTAACAagctaataaaatttcattaaaggTAAATCGTTGATAGAAAGTTTTGAAAGCTAAAAGTAAGAGcgaaaactatagtaaaatagATAATAGTCGCACAGGTAagattacattaattattattattggattaataaaatttcattaaaggtaaaagtaaATCTAAAGAAAATAGTTGATAGAAAGTTTTGAAAGCTAAAAGTAGAGCGAAAACTATGTAAAATAGATAATAGTCACGCAGagtaaaattacaatatattgtatatagtATTAACTTAATAGAACAAGGTTCTGATGATCAGAATCCGTTAAAAATGaatgattgaaaaaaaaagaaatcgtGTAACATTATTGCTAAAGTTGATTTAGCATTCGTATACATCCCAAGAATCTATTTTACCATGAAAGTGCCAACATTTATCtccatcattattatatgGGCCGCGCCATTTATCATCTTCAGTAGACGCAGCAACTCTAAAAGCAACCCAATATGATGACACGTTATCAGGAACATTCAAGCTATAACCTGTATGAGCCCAGTCGCCCTCTATGTCAATTGCGCCAGCATCACCACTCCAATCAAAGTTcccttttttatttgttaagaCGGTTGCAGCATTAGTCCATGTACCAGCAGTTACCTTGTTATGTATCCATACGGTATGGTCCGCATACACTTATTCAATAGAAAGTTATTAGAACAGAAGATTATTTTGtcatgattattaaaatttaccttcAGTGAACGGCGTTAAGGCTTGGATAAAAATGATTGCAACGATCATGgtaaaagaaaaggaagatTTCATGGtgaatgaacttttttttttttcagtagaGGTAGTGAGGAATTTTTTCGGTGGGTGAAATGGGGACCTTTTTATTAGACACTTAGCTGATCTCAGTCATGTGAACAAAATTTAGCAATAAATGTGCTCTCCATTCTACTTTCTGTTTTATCCCTTAATATAATACGGAGAATGATGCAAATCTGGATGAAATAAATGACAACgactatatataaaatcattatgtacttaaaaaaaaaaaactttattaatgaaaatgtaAGTGATAATGAAAagttataatgaaaatatcttaataaaaaaggaCCGCATGTTTCCAAAAGTCCCTGAAACCTTCTTTCTAATTCATGTTGG is a genomic window of Rhizophagus irregularis chromosome 7, complete sequence containing:
- a CDS encoding uncharacterized protein (SECRETED:cutsite_VYA-DH; SECRETED:prob_0.9175); SECRETED:SignalP(1-27), with product MKSSFSFTMIVAIIFIQALTPFTEVYADHTVWIHNKVTAGTWTNAATVLTNKKGNFDWSGDAGAIDIEGDWAHTGYSLNVPDNVSSYWVAFRVAASTEDDKWRGPYNNDGDKCWHFHGKIDSWDVYEC